One window of Futiania mangrovi genomic DNA carries:
- a CDS encoding GNAT family N-acetyltransferase, producing MRVLATSGPLVVRLAVSEEEVHAAQRLRYTVFYEEMAATPSAEMATARRDFDRYDEFCDHLLVIDEAAETRDARVVGTYRLLRHAVAKQHGGFYSADEYDLAPLLKKAAEGLSLMELGRSCVARPYRTNATIQLLWRGITGYMFEHGVDVMFGCASLAGTDPDNLALPLSFLHHEFLAPADWRVRALDARYVPMDRMPKEEVDLKTALNALPPLIKGYLRLGAHIGDGAVVDYQFGTTDVFIILPVDRIPERYYSHFDREGVAARSRG from the coding sequence GTGCGTGTCCTTGCGACATCCGGCCCCCTCGTGGTTCGCCTTGCCGTAAGCGAGGAGGAGGTGCATGCGGCGCAGCGCCTGCGCTACACCGTCTTCTACGAGGAAATGGCCGCCACGCCCTCGGCCGAGATGGCGACGGCGCGGCGCGATTTCGACCGCTACGACGAATTCTGCGACCACCTGCTCGTGATCGACGAGGCGGCCGAGACGCGGGACGCCCGCGTCGTGGGCACCTACCGGCTGCTGCGGCATGCCGTGGCAAAGCAGCATGGCGGGTTCTACTCCGCCGACGAGTATGACCTGGCGCCGCTGCTGAAGAAGGCGGCCGAGGGCCTTTCGCTGATGGAGCTTGGCCGCTCCTGCGTCGCGCGGCCCTACCGAACGAACGCGACGATCCAGCTGCTCTGGCGCGGCATCACCGGCTACATGTTCGAGCATGGCGTCGACGTGATGTTCGGCTGCGCCTCGCTCGCCGGAACCGATCCGGACAATCTGGCCTTGCCGCTGTCGTTCCTGCATCACGAGTTCCTGGCGCCTGCCGACTGGCGCGTGCGCGCACTGGATGCGCGCTACGTACCGATGGACCGGATGCCGAAAGAAGAGGTCGACCTGAAGACGGCGCTCAATGCCCTCCCGCCCCTGATCAAGGGGTATCTGCGGCTCGGCGCCCATATCGGCGACGGCGCCGTCGTCGACTACCAGTTCGGCACGACCGACGTGTTCATCATCCTGCCGGTCGACCGCATCCCCGAACGATACTACAGCCATTTCGACCGGGAAGGCGTAGCTGCGCGCAGCCGCGGCTGA
- a CDS encoding NADP-dependent malic enzyme — translation MAEQRQRFTDEEALRFHARGKPGKLEINPTKPMATQRDLSLAYSPGVAVPVRAIAENPDAAFDYTARGNMVAVISNGTAILGLGNLGALASKPVMEGKAVLFKRFADVDSIDLEVDTEDADEFINCVRYLGPSFGGINLEDIKAPECFIIEERLRELMNIPVFHDDQHGTAIICAAGLINALRLTGRAISETRMVMNGAGAAGIACLELIKAMGADPAKILLCDTKGVVYRGRTEGMNQWKSAHAVETAARTLEEALEGADVFLGLSAKGAVTQEMVASMAERPILFAMANPDPEITPEDVFEVRPDAIVATGRSDYPNQVNNVLGFPYIFRGALDVRATTINEAMKIAAARALAELAREDVPDEVALAYSGPRPKFGPGYIIPVPFDPRLIQKVPLAVARAAMDTGVARKPIVDMEAYEASLAARLDPTAASLQGIIAKVQRNPKRIVFAEGEEETVIRAAVSFRNAGLGTPVLVGREETVRAVMEQIGVDRPEEFEIHNARLSADNARYTDFLYERLRRRGHLYRDCQRLVNQDRNVFGALMVACGDADGMVTGVTRNTSVALEDVRKVMDPMRGRRLMGVTLAIARGRTVLVADTLVNEMPDSRTLSTIAIQAAEVARRLGFEPRVAFLSYSTFGHPSGERAEKMREAVQWLEDQGVDFEFDGEMSAEVALDADLMRKLYPFSRLTDSANVLIMPAIHSAAISTKLLQKLGGATLIGPLLIGLERPVQVARMGATVSDLVNLAALTAYDMS, via the coding sequence ATGGCCGAACAGCGGCAACGCTTCACCGACGAAGAGGCGCTGCGTTTCCACGCGCGGGGCAAGCCCGGCAAGCTGGAGATCAACCCCACCAAGCCGATGGCGACCCAGCGCGACCTGTCGCTGGCCTACAGCCCCGGCGTGGCCGTGCCGGTCCGCGCCATCGCGGAAAACCCCGATGCGGCCTTCGACTACACCGCGCGCGGCAACATGGTGGCGGTCATCTCGAACGGTACGGCGATCCTCGGCCTCGGCAACCTGGGGGCGCTCGCCTCCAAGCCGGTGATGGAGGGCAAGGCGGTCCTCTTCAAGCGGTTCGCCGACGTCGATTCCATCGACCTCGAAGTCGACACGGAGGACGCCGACGAGTTCATCAATTGCGTGCGCTATCTCGGCCCGTCGTTCGGCGGCATCAACCTCGAGGACATCAAGGCGCCGGAGTGCTTCATCATCGAGGAGCGCCTGCGCGAACTGATGAACATTCCGGTCTTCCACGACGACCAGCACGGCACGGCGATCATCTGCGCCGCCGGCCTCATCAACGCCCTGCGGCTGACGGGCCGCGCGATCTCGGAAACGCGCATGGTCATGAACGGCGCGGGCGCCGCGGGCATCGCGTGTCTCGAGCTCATCAAGGCAATGGGCGCCGACCCCGCGAAGATCCTGCTCTGCGACACCAAGGGCGTCGTGTACCGCGGCCGGACCGAGGGCATGAACCAGTGGAAGTCCGCCCATGCCGTCGAGACGGCGGCGCGCACGCTGGAGGAGGCGCTGGAGGGCGCCGACGTGTTCCTCGGCCTGTCGGCCAAGGGGGCCGTCACCCAGGAGATGGTCGCCAGCATGGCCGAGCGGCCGATCCTCTTCGCCATGGCGAACCCGGACCCCGAGATCACGCCGGAGGACGTGTTCGAGGTGCGCCCCGACGCGATCGTTGCCACCGGGCGGTCCGACTATCCCAACCAGGTCAACAACGTCCTGGGCTTTCCCTACATCTTCCGCGGCGCGCTGGACGTCCGCGCCACCACGATCAACGAGGCGATGAAGATCGCTGCGGCACGCGCGCTGGCCGAGCTTGCGCGCGAGGACGTGCCGGACGAGGTGGCGCTCGCCTACTCCGGCCCGCGGCCGAAGTTCGGGCCGGGCTACATCATCCCGGTCCCGTTCGATCCCCGCCTTATCCAGAAGGTGCCGCTCGCGGTTGCGCGGGCGGCGATGGACACCGGCGTGGCGCGCAAGCCCATCGTCGACATGGAAGCCTACGAGGCGTCGCTCGCCGCGCGCCTCGATCCCACCGCGGCCTCGCTGCAGGGCATCATCGCCAAGGTCCAGCGCAATCCGAAGCGCATCGTCTTCGCCGAGGGCGAGGAGGAAACGGTGATCCGTGCCGCGGTGTCGTTCCGCAACGCAGGGCTGGGCACGCCCGTGCTTGTCGGGCGCGAGGAAACGGTGCGCGCGGTCATGGAGCAGATCGGCGTCGACCGGCCGGAGGAATTCGAGATCCACAACGCCCGGCTGTCGGCCGACAATGCCCGCTACACCGACTTCCTCTACGAGCGGCTGCGCCGGCGCGGCCATCTCTACCGGGACTGTCAGCGTCTGGTGAACCAGGACCGCAACGTGTTCGGCGCGCTGATGGTCGCCTGCGGCGATGCGGACGGCATGGTGACCGGCGTCACCCGGAACACGTCGGTGGCGCTGGAGGACGTGCGCAAGGTGATGGACCCGATGCGCGGGCGCCGGCTGATGGGTGTGACGCTCGCCATCGCGCGCGGGCGCACGGTACTTGTCGCGGACACGCTGGTGAACGAGATGCCGGACTCGCGCACCCTCTCGACCATCGCGATCCAGGCCGCCGAGGTTGCCCGCCGCCTGGGGTTCGAGCCGCGCGTGGCCTTCCTCAGCTACTCGACCTTCGGCCATCCCTCCGGCGAGCGTGCGGAGAAGATGCGCGAGGCCGTGCAATGGCTGGAGGACCAGGGCGTCGATTTCGAGTTCGACGGCGAGATGTCTGCCGAGGTGGCGCTCGACGCCGACCTGATGCGCAAGCTCTACCCGTTCTCGCGCCTGACCGATTCGGCGAACGTGCTGATCATGCCGGCGATCCATTCCGCGGCGATCTCGACCAAGCTCCTCCAGAAGCTTGGCGGGGCCACGCTGATCGGACCTCTGCTGATCGGCCTCGAGCGGCCGGTCCAGGTGGCCCGGATGGGTGCCACCGTGTCCGATCTCGTGAACCTTGCGGCGCTGACGGCCTACGACATGTCCTGA
- a CDS encoding DUF4760 domain-containing protein has translation MQQAEPLLSYPNIVAIGAGWAQLAVAALAVLAAFIAWRELREIRHAREQSLNIARADFLLELDGRWEAPDMREARELFAQINEEIRGEVAAQALHGNDSARQARMCTAWLERLRKLRTSDAKSYNTLMRLCNFFETVGVMVARGYVSERDLDALLRGPILHVGATFRGHIQEREKETGVVAGLYEHALKLSDRISRLNA, from the coding sequence ATGCAGCAAGCAGAACCTCTCCTGAGCTATCCCAATATTGTCGCGATCGGCGCGGGCTGGGCGCAGCTGGCCGTAGCGGCGCTGGCCGTTCTCGCCGCCTTCATCGCGTGGCGCGAGCTGCGCGAGATCCGCCATGCGCGCGAGCAGTCCCTCAACATCGCCCGCGCGGACTTCCTGCTGGAACTCGATGGCCGGTGGGAGGCGCCGGACATGCGCGAGGCGCGCGAGCTGTTCGCGCAGATCAACGAGGAGATCCGTGGCGAGGTGGCCGCGCAGGCGCTACACGGTAACGACAGCGCCCGCCAGGCGCGCATGTGCACGGCCTGGCTGGAGCGGTTGCGCAAGCTCCGCACCAGCGACGCGAAGAGCTACAACACACTGATGCGGCTGTGCAATTTCTTCGAGACGGTGGGCGTGATGGTCGCGCGCGGCTATGTCAGCGAGCGCGATCTGGACGCCCTGCTGCGCGGGCCCATCCTGCATGTGGGCGCGACGTTCCGGGGGCACATTCAGGAGCGCGAAAAGGAAACGGGCGTGGTCGCAGGTCTCTACGAACACGCCCTCAAGCTCAGCGACAGGATTTCCCGGCTGAACGCCTAG
- the mutS gene encoding DNA mismatch repair protein MutS, translating into MSASPPEATPMMAQYLEIRAQAPDCLLFYRMGDFYELFFEDAEKAAAALDIALTKRGKHLGEDIPMCGVPVHAAESYLERLIRQGFRVAIAEQTEDPAEARKRGSKAVVRREIVRVVTPGTLTEDTLLDARAHNYLAAFNWRRGADEAALAWLDLSTGEVRTAPVAAAGLATALARIAPRELLASERIADEDAVAEAVTACEAALTLLPPQRFEAETGARTAREQYGVAALDGFGAFTQAETGALGALLDYVLLTQRGRMPVLRPPVRETGGATMAIDAATRRNLEIDRTLTGAKAGSLVATLDRTVTGAGARLFASRLAAPLTDPVAIAARHDAIAPFLDEPTLRADVRAILKGAPDVERAMTRLSLGRGGPRDLAAVRDALAAGGALALRLREGGRGLPDELGHAVRALDGHGALVDRLREMLAVDLPPTARDGGFIARGVHAGLDELRTLASESRRVIAALEGRYRAETGIAGLKVKHNNVLGYHIEVTAAHGDKLMQGGHAETFRHRQTMANAVRFSTVELAELEQKIVRAGDQALALERELFDALVAEVGGHARTIAEAADALARIDVAAAAAALSAERGHVRPTVDTSLAFEVKGGRHPVVEAALEAQGAGPFVANDCHMAGGERDGEAPRLWLLTGPNMAGKSTYLRQNAIVALMAQAGMHVPAARARIGVVDRLFSRVGAADDLARGRSTFMVEMVEAAAILNQAGPRSFVILDELGRGTATWDGLSLAWASIEHLHEVNRCRALFATHYHELVSLARRLASLGTLTVRVKEWEGQVVFLHEVAEGAADRSYGLAVARLAGLPESVLARAREVLARLEQGGPTAGHTASAGSGGATEALLDDLPLFSAAPPRPAQAASRPSAVEAALREAAVDDLTPREAIDLLYRLRDLLPD; encoded by the coding sequence ATGTCCGCCAGCCCGCCCGAGGCGACGCCCATGATGGCGCAGTACCTGGAAATCCGGGCCCAGGCGCCGGATTGCCTGCTGTTCTACCGCATGGGCGACTTCTACGAGTTGTTCTTCGAGGACGCGGAGAAGGCGGCCGCTGCGCTGGACATCGCGCTGACGAAACGCGGCAAGCACCTCGGCGAGGACATCCCCATGTGCGGCGTTCCGGTCCATGCCGCGGAATCCTATCTCGAACGGCTGATCCGGCAGGGCTTCCGCGTCGCCATCGCCGAGCAGACCGAGGACCCGGCGGAGGCGAGGAAGCGCGGCTCCAAGGCGGTCGTGCGGCGCGAGATCGTCCGCGTGGTAACCCCCGGAACGCTGACCGAGGACACGCTGCTCGACGCGCGCGCGCACAATTACCTCGCGGCCTTCAACTGGCGGCGCGGCGCGGACGAAGCGGCGCTCGCCTGGCTCGACCTGTCCACGGGCGAGGTGCGCACCGCACCCGTCGCAGCGGCGGGACTTGCTACCGCGCTCGCCCGGATCGCGCCGCGGGAGCTTCTGGCGTCGGAGCGGATAGCCGACGAGGACGCCGTGGCCGAGGCCGTGACCGCGTGCGAGGCGGCGCTGACATTGCTGCCGCCGCAGCGCTTCGAGGCGGAGACCGGCGCGCGCACGGCGCGGGAGCAATATGGCGTGGCCGCGCTCGACGGCTTCGGCGCGTTCACGCAGGCCGAGACGGGCGCGCTGGGCGCACTGCTCGACTATGTGCTGCTGACCCAACGCGGCCGGATGCCGGTGCTGCGCCCGCCGGTGCGGGAGACGGGCGGCGCGACCATGGCCATCGACGCCGCCACGCGCCGGAACCTCGAGATCGACCGGACACTCACGGGCGCGAAGGCCGGCAGCCTCGTCGCCACGCTCGACCGCACCGTGACGGGCGCGGGCGCGCGGCTCTTCGCAAGCAGGCTCGCCGCGCCGTTGACCGATCCGGTAGCGATCGCCGCGCGCCACGACGCCATCGCCCCCTTCCTGGACGAGCCCACGCTGCGCGCCGACGTGCGCGCGATCCTGAAGGGCGCGCCGGACGTGGAGCGCGCCATGACGCGGCTTTCGCTCGGCCGGGGCGGCCCGCGCGACCTCGCGGCGGTGCGCGATGCGCTGGCGGCGGGCGGCGCGTTGGCCCTGCGCCTGCGGGAGGGGGGCCGCGGCCTGCCCGACGAACTTGGCCATGCGGTCCGCGCGCTCGACGGGCACGGGGCGCTCGTCGACAGGCTGCGGGAGATGCTGGCCGTCGATCTGCCGCCCACGGCGCGCGACGGCGGTTTCATCGCGCGGGGCGTCCACGCGGGCCTCGACGAGTTGCGCACGCTGGCGAGCGAGAGCCGCCGGGTAATCGCGGCGCTGGAAGGCCGCTACCGCGCCGAAACCGGCATCGCGGGCCTGAAGGTCAAGCACAACAATGTGCTGGGCTATCATATCGAGGTCACGGCGGCGCACGGCGACAAGCTGATGCAGGGCGGCCATGCCGAGACGTTCCGCCACCGGCAGACCATGGCGAACGCGGTGCGGTTTTCCACAGTCGAGCTTGCCGAACTCGAGCAGAAGATCGTGCGCGCGGGCGACCAGGCGCTGGCGCTGGAACGCGAACTGTTCGATGCGCTGGTGGCGGAGGTCGGAGGCCACGCCCGTACCATCGCGGAGGCTGCCGACGCGCTCGCCCGCATCGATGTGGCGGCGGCGGCTGCTGCCCTCTCGGCGGAACGCGGCCACGTGCGCCCCACGGTCGACACGAGCCTCGCCTTCGAGGTGAAGGGCGGACGCCACCCGGTCGTCGAGGCCGCGCTCGAGGCGCAGGGCGCAGGCCCCTTCGTCGCCAACGACTGCCACATGGCGGGCGGCGAACGGGACGGCGAGGCGCCCCGCCTGTGGCTGCTGACCGGCCCGAACATGGCGGGCAAGTCGACCTATCTGCGGCAGAACGCCATCGTCGCGCTGATGGCGCAGGCGGGCATGCACGTGCCCGCGGCCCGCGCCCGGATCGGCGTCGTCGACCGGCTGTTCAGCCGGGTGGGCGCGGCCGACGACCTTGCCCGCGGGCGCTCCACCTTCATGGTGGAGATGGTCGAGGCGGCGGCGATCCTGAACCAGGCGGGCCCGCGGTCCTTCGTGATCCTCGACGAGCTGGGCCGGGGCACGGCGACATGGGACGGGCTGTCGCTCGCCTGGGCGTCCATCGAGCACCTGCACGAGGTCAACCGCTGCCGGGCGCTCTTCGCCACGCACTACCACGAGCTTGTCTCGCTCGCCAGGCGGCTCGCCTCGCTCGGCACGCTCACCGTCCGCGTGAAGGAGTGGGAGGGCCAGGTCGTCTTCCTGCACGAGGTGGCGGAGGGAGCTGCCGACCGGTCCTATGGCCTTGCGGTCGCACGCCTCGCGGGCCTGCCGGAAAGCGTGCTTGCCCGCGCGCGAGAAGTGCTGGCGCGCCTCGAACAGGGCGGCCCTACCGCCGGCCATACTGCAAGCGCCGGCAGCGGGGGGGCGACCGAGGCGCTTCTCGACGACCTGCCGCTCTTCTCCGCCGCCCCGCCGCGCCCGGCGCAGGCCGCCTCCAGACCGTCCGCCGTCGAGGCCGCGCTGCGCGAGGCCGCAGTCGACGACCTGACCCCGCGCGAGGCGATCGACCTGCTCTACCGCCTGCGCGACCTGCTGCCGGACTGA
- a CDS encoding [protein-PII] uridylyltransferase encodes MDTHTDPAMAAPPATPQTLGARIDAALADIADASAVRARLLAELAATREQALADAALRLTNERSAGLAVARDLAEAMDAMVAEGFRVITTRVFPPHNPTDAERIAVLATGGYGRGTLAPGSDIDLLFLFPYKQTSWGESVVEYLLYLLWDLKLKVGQAVRSTDECIRLAREDITIRTAVLEARHITGDADLSATLKERLWKELFSKTGPEFVTAKLAERDARHRAMGDARYVVEPNIKDGKGGLRDLQTLFWIGKYLYNTRDAEALIEHGVFRREEYRLFIKAIRFLWTVRCHLHLLTGRAEERLTFDVQTEMAHRLGYRDHGGTRAVERFMKHYFTVAKDVGDLTRIFCAALEEQQTKPEPRLGRLLPAIFRKPAERRIENFVVRGGRLDAAGHDTFEADPVNLIRLFHVADEAGLDIHPNALQLVRRSLKLVNADLRENPEANRLFLEIMTSRKDPETALRRMNEAGVLGRFVLDFGRIVALMQFNMYHHYTVDEHLIRTIGILSRIEKQELVEDHPLASKIIQGVLSRAVLYVSLFLHDIAKGRPQDHSTVGAKIARKLCPRLGMSDAETETVAWLVENHLVMSDYAQKRDVTDPKTARDFAEIVQSPERLRLLLCLTVADIRAVGPGVWNGWKGELLRQLYYEAEAVIQGGHTKESRTARVAQAKAALAERLSDWPAQDREAYLGRHYDAYWLILDTDTQESHARLMREAGSGPEAFGFAAEPDTFRDVTRISVVMPDHPGIFARIAGALSLASTTIVDAKIFTSHDGMAVDTFWVQDQGGEAVLEDLRLDRIEQTIRKVLAGGTVVPEVLQQKRKRRTREQAFTVAPQVLVDNNASDTHTVLEVNARDRVGLLYDLTRALVRLNLSVSSAHIATYGERAVDVFYVKDMFGLKVTSEAKIRAIETEMLGAITEKPKPKKAA; translated from the coding sequence ATGGACACCCACACCGACCCCGCCATGGCCGCCCCGCCCGCGACACCGCAGACGCTCGGCGCCCGGATCGACGCCGCCCTGGCCGACATCGCGGACGCGAGCGCGGTCCGCGCACGCCTGCTGGCGGAGCTTGCGGCCACACGCGAGCAGGCGCTTGCCGACGCCGCCCTGCGCTTGACCAACGAGCGCAGCGCAGGCCTTGCCGTGGCGCGCGATCTTGCGGAGGCCATGGACGCCATGGTGGCGGAAGGGTTCCGCGTCATCACCACGCGCGTCTTCCCGCCGCACAACCCGACGGACGCCGAACGCATCGCCGTGCTGGCGACGGGCGGCTACGGGCGCGGGACGCTGGCGCCGGGGTCCGACATCGACCTCTTGTTCCTCTTCCCCTACAAGCAGACCTCCTGGGGCGAGAGCGTGGTGGAATACCTGCTCTACCTGCTGTGGGACCTGAAGCTGAAGGTCGGGCAGGCCGTGCGCTCGACCGACGAATGCATCCGGCTCGCACGCGAGGACATCACGATCCGCACCGCCGTGCTGGAAGCCCGCCACATCACCGGCGACGCGGACCTGTCCGCCACGCTCAAGGAGCGGCTGTGGAAGGAGCTGTTCTCGAAGACCGGGCCGGAGTTCGTGACCGCCAAGCTGGCCGAACGCGACGCCCGCCACCGGGCGATGGGCGACGCGCGCTATGTCGTGGAGCCCAACATCAAGGACGGCAAGGGAGGCTTGCGCGACCTGCAGACGCTCTTCTGGATCGGCAAGTATCTCTACAACACCCGCGATGCGGAGGCGCTGATCGAGCATGGCGTGTTCCGGCGCGAGGAATACCGCCTGTTCATCAAGGCGATCCGGTTCCTGTGGACGGTGCGCTGCCACCTCCACCTGCTCACCGGGCGCGCGGAGGAGCGGCTGACCTTCGACGTGCAGACGGAGATGGCGCACCGGCTGGGCTACCGAGACCATGGCGGCACGCGCGCGGTGGAACGCTTCATGAAGCACTATTTCACCGTGGCGAAGGACGTGGGCGACCTGACCCGCATCTTCTGCGCCGCGCTGGAGGAGCAGCAGACGAAGCCCGAACCCCGCCTGGGCCGATTGCTGCCCGCGATCTTCCGCAAGCCCGCCGAACGCCGGATCGAGAACTTCGTGGTGCGCGGCGGCCGCCTCGACGCGGCGGGGCACGACACGTTCGAGGCCGACCCGGTCAACCTGATCCGCCTCTTCCACGTGGCCGACGAGGCCGGCCTCGACATCCATCCGAACGCGCTGCAACTGGTGCGCCGGTCGCTGAAGCTGGTCAACGCCGACTTGCGGGAAAACCCCGAGGCGAACCGGCTGTTCCTCGAGATCATGACCTCGCGGAAGGATCCGGAGACGGCGCTCAGGCGGATGAACGAGGCGGGCGTGCTCGGCCGCTTCGTGCTCGACTTCGGGCGCATCGTCGCGCTGATGCAGTTCAACATGTACCACCACTACACGGTGGACGAGCACCTGATCCGCACCATCGGCATCCTCTCGCGCATCGAGAAGCAGGAACTGGTGGAGGACCACCCGCTCGCCAGCAAGATCATCCAGGGCGTGCTGTCGCGGGCGGTTCTCTATGTCTCGCTGTTCCTGCACGACATCGCCAAGGGGCGGCCGCAGGACCACTCCACCGTGGGCGCGAAGATCGCGCGCAAGCTGTGCCCGCGGCTCGGCATGTCGGACGCGGAGACCGAGACGGTCGCCTGGCTGGTCGAGAACCATCTCGTCATGTCGGATTATGCCCAGAAGCGCGACGTGACCGACCCCAAGACCGCACGCGACTTCGCCGAGATCGTGCAATCGCCGGAGCGTCTGCGCCTGCTGCTGTGCCTCACGGTCGCCGACATCCGCGCGGTCGGGCCCGGCGTGTGGAACGGCTGGAAGGGGGAGCTTCTGCGCCAGCTCTATTACGAGGCGGAGGCGGTCATCCAGGGCGGCCATACGAAGGAAAGCCGCACCGCGCGCGTGGCTCAGGCAAAGGCAGCGCTGGCCGAGCGGCTCTCCGACTGGCCGGCGCAGGACCGCGAGGCCTATCTCGGCCGCCACTACGACGCCTACTGGCTGATCCTCGACACGGACACGCAGGAGAGCCACGCGCGGCTGATGCGGGAAGCCGGATCGGGACCGGAGGCGTTCGGCTTCGCCGCCGAGCCCGACACCTTCCGCGACGTCACCCGCATCAGCGTGGTCATGCCGGACCATCCGGGCATCTTCGCGCGCATCGCGGGCGCGCTCTCGCTCGCCTCCACCACCATCGTGGACGCGAAGATCTTCACCTCGCACGACGGCATGGCGGTCGACACCTTCTGGGTGCAGGACCAGGGCGGCGAGGCGGTGCTGGAAGACCTGCGGCTCGACCGGATCGAACAGACGATCCGCAAGGTGCTGGCGGGCGGCACCGTGGTGCCCGAGGTGCTGCAGCAGAAGCGCAAGCGGCGCACTCGCGAGCAGGCGTTCACGGTGGCCCCACAGGTCCTGGTCGACAACAACGCCTCCGACACCCACACGGTGCTGGAGGTAAACGCGCGAGACCGGGTCGGCCTCCTCTACGACCTGACGCGGGCGCTCGTCCGGCTCAACCTTTCGGTTTCCTCGGCGCACATCGCGACCTATGGGGAACGGGCAGTCGACGTCTTCTACGTGAAGGACATGTTCGGCCTGAAAGTGACGAGCGAGGCGAAGATCCGCGCCATCGAGACGGAGATGCTGGGCGCGATAACCGAGAAGCCCAAGCCGAAGAAAGCCGCCTGA
- the murJ gene encoding murein biosynthesis integral membrane protein MurJ, with translation MALLRSAAAVSGMTLVSRVLGFVRDIMVAAALGAGPVADAFVTAFQFPNLFRRLFAEGAFNAAFVPMFSRRLGAGDADHARSFAEEALSLLLAWLVGLTALALAAMPWVVYVLAPGFSAEIATRVVGWLTGAGLPASFDTVVGTPAAEDGKFALTVAYARVLFPYLAFVSLVALYSGILNATGRFAVAAAAPILLNVFAIAALSFAAWSEVAAGDALVWGVLVSGLAQLLLVVRAAGKAGYALRLRAPRLTPDARRFLKLMVPGVIAGGITQINIVVGGAIASFQDGARAFLYYADRVYQFPLGLIGVAIGIVLLPDIARRLGQGDETGAVRIQNRACEFAMLLTLPAAFALATLSLPVVRTLFERGNFDAADAAATAAALAVYAVGLPAFVLIKVFQPAYFAREDTRTPMRYAGWSVAVNIAVSLALFPVLGHVGIAAATVVASALNAGLLLLTLTRRGGFSPDERLKRRLPRLLLASVLMAGAVGLAALWPGDWGGLGGAGRAGALAALVAAGVGLYAGLALLLRAADVGELKASLKRRPRPPASPSA, from the coding sequence ATGGCCCTGTTGCGCTCCGCCGCCGCCGTCAGCGGCATGACGCTCGTCTCGCGCGTGCTGGGCTTCGTGCGCGACATCATGGTGGCAGCTGCGCTGGGCGCGGGGCCGGTGGCGGATGCCTTCGTCACCGCTTTCCAGTTCCCCAACCTGTTTCGCCGCCTGTTCGCGGAGGGCGCGTTCAACGCGGCCTTCGTGCCCATGTTCTCCCGCAGGCTTGGCGCGGGCGACGCGGACCACGCCCGCAGCTTCGCGGAGGAAGCGCTGAGCCTGCTGCTCGCCTGGCTCGTCGGGCTGACCGCGCTGGCGCTCGCCGCGATGCCGTGGGTCGTCTATGTGCTGGCGCCGGGCTTTTCCGCCGAGATTGCGACGCGCGTGGTGGGCTGGCTGACCGGGGCGGGCCTGCCTGCCAGCTTCGACACGGTCGTGGGCACGCCCGCGGCGGAGGACGGCAAGTTCGCGCTGACCGTCGCCTATGCCCGCGTGCTGTTCCCCTATCTCGCCTTCGTGTCGCTGGTCGCGCTCTACTCCGGCATCCTGAACGCCACCGGCCGGTTCGCGGTGGCGGCGGCAGCGCCGATCCTGCTGAATGTCTTCGCCATCGCGGCACTCAGCTTCGCTGCGTGGAGCGAGGTTGCAGCCGGCGACGCGCTTGTGTGGGGCGTGCTTGTCTCGGGGCTCGCGCAATTGCTGCTGGTGGTGCGCGCGGCGGGCAAGGCAGGATATGCGCTGCGCCTGCGCGCGCCACGCCTGACACCCGACGCGCGGCGGTTCCTGAAGCTGATGGTGCCCGGCGTGATCGCGGGCGGGATCACGCAGATCAACATCGTGGTGGGGGGCGCCATCGCGTCCTTCCAGGACGGGGCGCGGGCGTTCCTCTATTACGCCGACCGGGTCTACCAGTTCCCGCTGGGGCTGATCGGGGTCGCCATCGGCATCGTGCTGCTGCCGGACATCGCCCGCCGCCTCGGCCAGGGCGACGAGACGGGCGCGGTACGCATCCAGAACCGTGCGTGCGAATTCGCCATGTTGCTGACGCTGCCAGCGGCCTTCGCGCTTGCGACGCTTTCCCTGCCCGTGGTGCGCACGCTGTTCGAGCGGGGGAATTTCGACGCCGCCGACGCCGCCGCGACCGCCGCCGCGCTCGCGGTCTACGCGGTGGGCTTGCCGGCCTTCGTCCTCATCAAGGTGTTCCAGCCTGCCTATTTCGCGCGCGAGGACACGCGCACGCCGATGCGCTACGCGGGCTGGAGCGTGGCGGTGAACATCGCCGTCTCGCTCGCGCTCTTCCCCGTGCTGGGCCATGTCGGCATCGCGGCGGCGACGGTGGTGGCCTCCGCGCTGAACGCAGGGCTGCTGCTGCTGACGCTCACGCGGCGGGGCGGGTTCTCGCCGGATGAACGCCTGAAGCGTCGCCTGCCGCGCCTGCTGCTGGCGAGCGTGCTGATGGCCGGGGCCGTGGGGCTCGCCGCGCTGTGGCCGGGCGACTGGGGCGGGCTGGGCGGCGCGGGGCGTGCGGGCGCGCTGGCGGCTCTCGTCGCCGCGGGCGTCGGGCTCTATGCCGGGCTGGCGCTCCTGCTCAGGGCCGCGGACGTCGGCGAGCTCAAGGCCAGCCTGAAGCGCCGCCCGCGCCCGCCCGCCTCCCCCTCCGCTTGA